The genomic DNA GGCCTCAGGGTCTGGCGAGGCAGGTGGGGCACCCCACACCCACGCCTCGGGGCTCAGCGCGGCGCCAGGCGCGGCCGCCCCCTGGTGGGGCCAGCGCAGCGCCTCGGCCCTCTGGCGTCCCAGCCGCTCCACCAGGTAGGGCCGCAGTGCCTCAAGAAGGCGCTGCCCGTCCAGCACCCGCAACGTTCCATACTGGGGCTGCACGCGCTCAGGCCAGCCCGTCCGGCGCAAGAGGGCAAGCGCCTCCCGGTCCCACGGCAGCACGACCCAGACAAGAGGTGCGCCCACCGCCGCGGCCACGCGGGGGGCGCTTGCCACAAGAGCCGGACGGCTTCCCGTCGCCTCCATCACGCGAGCCGGCCTGCCCGACCGGGCAGGGTCAGGGGGAACGGCCACGATCCACGCTGCCACCGGGGGTTCGCCGGCGAGAAAGACGCGTGCCACTGTGCCCGAGGCCCGGGCGTAGCCCGCCGCCCCAAGCAGCGTGGCGAAGGTGTCGGCAGGCCGCACGAAGCGGACCGGCTCCCGGTGATAGAGGTCGATGAGCTGCGAGAAAAGCCCGGAGTCGAAGGCGGGCTCCCCGGTCCCGGGGTGCCCAGGGGGTTGGAGGCGCAGCTCGTGCAGTGGCCCAGACTCCTGCCCGGCGGCCCCGGGCGGCACCTCGAAGACATGGACCCGGCCGACCTTCTGGCAGCCGTGACGCAGGTAAAGGCCCCGGTCACCCGAGATCCAGGCGACAGGGACGCCCTCCTCTCTCAGCAGCCGGAACGCGTCGTCCAGGAGCCGGCTCGCCAGCCCCCGCCCTCTCCACTCGGGGTGCGTCACCACCGCCCCGATGCACCCCACCGGAAGGCGGTGGCCGTACAGGCTCACCTCGACCACCCGGATGCCCAGGTGGGAGACGAGTCGTCCCCGGTCTCCCGCTTTTCCGGGCTGCCTGGCCGAAAAGACTCGCAGGTGAGCCGCGTTTTCGGGGGAGAAGAGCAGCGGGAACATCGTCGCCATGTCGTAAGGCCGGCCGGTCTCGGCCGAAAAGACCAGGTCGGCGAGCCGGGCCGCCTCCAGCCACTCGTTGCCCTGCGCGGGCCTGGGCCCATCCAGCGCGACGCCGCCCGGCTCGGCATGAAGCGGAGCTTCCTGCGGGGTTCGGGGCGGCTGCGTCACCGGTCCATGCACCGTCCCTCCCTATACGCTCTGGAACGGCTGATACGTGGTCTAGTCCACCTGGGCAGATACTGGGGAAGAACCGGGTGTTCCTGCCATGCCGGGGCGAGGGGTGCGGCGAACGGCCGCGACGAGCTCGTCGAGGGCGAGGCGGGTAGGCTCGAAACTGCCTGAACGTAGCGGCCATCCCCATACTGTTACCCTGGCCGCCGCTTCAGGCCCGGCCGGCCCGGCGGGGGCTGCGACCCAAAGAGCACCCCGGCGCCGGGCGGCGTCGAGGCTTTCGGAGGCGGGCCGCTCCACCGGGTCCACCGCAGCCGTCAGCCCGGCCTCCCGGAGCCGGCGTGCCAGTTCCCAGGCAGCCCAGGCGCCGCCTTCCCGGGCCGGGGCATCCGGCAATGCGGCGTGCGGGGGCTCTGGACCTGGCGGCGCGGTGAGTACCCACACGTCCAGCCCCCGTTCCTCAGCCTGCCCGGCTCCTGCTCCCGGGGCTGCGAGCAGCCGGTCCAGGCTCGCAGCAAAGCCCGTGGAAGGGAGCGGCGTGCCGAAGCGCGCCATCAGGGTATCGTAGCGCCCGCCGGTCGCAAGCGACGCTCCGCCTCCCGGCGCATAGAGCTCGAAGACGGGGCCCGTGTAGTAGTCCAGGTCCTTGACCATGCCCAGGTCCACGGCAACGCTCGCCTCGAGCCCGAGCGCCCGCAAGTGTTGCATCAACCTCAAGAGGGACCGCAGGGCCCGCCGCCCGCCCTCGACGGGACATGTCTGCAGGGCGCGTTCGAGGGCTTTGTCATTGCCCCTGGACTCTACCAGGCCCGCCAGCGCCCGGGCGGCTTCCCCCGAAACCCCGGGTCGGCCCACGACCGCTTCAAAAGCCACGAAGTCACGACGTACCAGTGCCTGGCGCGCCTCCTGGCGGGAGGGCTCGGGGAGGAGTCCGAGCAGCGCCTGCACGTACCCGGCGTGCCCCAGCTCCAGGTGTGGCGCGGTGACGCCCGCTGCCCGGCACGACTCGTATGCAAGCGCCATGACCTCGGCGTCTGCCATCTCGGACGCCGGCCCTACCAGTTCCACGCCGGCCTGCCCGAACTCCGTGGGGTCGTCCGGCCGCCGCCGGTCGTAGCGGAAGACGCTTCCCACGTAGAAGAGCCGCAGCGGCAGCGGCGCCTCCTTCAGCCGTGCCGAGATGAGGCGCGCCACGGCGGGCGTCCAGTCAGGCCTCAGCACCAGCACCTGCCCCTCGCGGTCCACGAACCTGAAAAGATGCCGGCTCGACAGGTGTCCGCCGGCCGCCGTTACCACCTCGTCCAGCTCGAGGGTCGGCGTGATCACCTCCTGGTACCCCCAGGCCTCGAACAGGCTGCGCAGCCGCCCCTCGAGCCGGCGCCTGGCCGCCGCCTGTGGCGGGATCGAGTCGAACGTTCCGCTTGGCGTTTGAAAGGGGATGCCGCCCACCGCCGATCACCCTCGCAGGCCCGTTCGAATGATGCCCTCGATGAACTGCCGCTGCACCCCGAAGAACAGCACCAGCACCGGCGCCACCGCCATGGTTGAGGCGGCCATGGCCAGGTTCGGCACCGTGCCGTATTCCTGGAAGAAGGTGGCAACCCCGACCTGGATGGGCCGCATGTTCTCCCGGTTGGTCACGATGAGCGGCCACAAAAACGCGTTCCAGCTCCCGATGAAGGTGAAAAGCCCCGCGGTGAGCACGGCCGGCCTGGCGAGCGGCACCAGGATCCGGGTGAGGAACACCCATCGGGGGCAGCCGTCCACGCTCGCGGCGTCCTCCAGCTCCTGTGGAATGGTCAGGAAGAACTGCCGCAGCAGGAAGATGGAGAAGACGCTGATCATCCACGGCACGGTGAGTGCCAGGTAGGTGTCGATCCAGCGCAGGCGGGAGAGCACCAGGAAGTTGGGCACCAGCCTCAGGGGCTCCGGGATCATCATGGTCCCCACGAACACCGCGAAGAGCGCCTCCCGCCCGTAAAAGTCCAATCGGGCAAACGCGTAGGCCGCCATGGCCGACACCGTGAGCTGCCCCAGGGTGGTCACCACCGCCACCACGGCGCTGTTGAGAAAATAGCGGGCGAAGGGCGCGGCCTGCCAGGCGTCCACATAGTTTTGCCAGCGCACCGGGTCCGGGATCCACCGGATGGGGTCGGTGAAAACCTGAGAAGGCTCCTTCACCGAGGTGACCAGCATCCAGGCGAACGGCACGGCCATCAGCACCGCGCCGCCGACGAGCGCCGCATACAAAAGCCCCCGCGCCACTCCCCGTCTCCACGCCGCCATTCGACCGCCTGCATCCCCCTCGCCGGCATCGGGCGTCTTACTGGTAGTGGACCCTGCTCCCCAGGAACTGGCGCTGCAGGAGCGTCAGCACGAAAAGGAAGAGGAAGAGCACGTAAGCGATGGCCGACGCGTACCCGAAGTCGAAATACTCGAACGAGTGGCGGTACAGATAGTAGACCAGCACCATCGTGGAGTTGAGCGGCCCGCCCCTCGTCATGATGTAGATGGGCGAGAAGACCTGGAAGGCGCCGATGAGCGAGATCACCAGCACGAAGTAGGTCGTGGGCGACAGAAGCGGCCAGGTGATGTACCAAAACATCCGCCACCCCATCGCCCCGTCGATGGCCGCGGCCTCGTAGTATTCCCGGGAAATGTTCTGCAACCCAGCCAGGAAAAGCACCGCCTGGTAGCCGACCAGGTGCCACACCTGGGTCAGGGCCACCGCGGGCATGGCCAGCGCGGGGTCGAGCAGCCAGCGCTGGCGGGGCAGGCCCAGCGCGTGGATGGCCTCGTTGAGCAGGCCTCCGGCTGAGGGGTGAAACACGTAGTACCAGACGATGGCCGCCGCGTTGGCCGCCGTCACGTAGGGCAGGAAGTAGGCGGTACGCAGCGCACCCAGCCCCACCAGCGGCCGGTTCAGCGTCCAGGCCAGTGCCAGCGCGAGGAACATGGTGGTCGGAACGGACAGAAGGACGTAGTAGGCGGTGTTCTTCCATGCCTCCCAGAACTCGGGGTCGACCAGCAGCGCCCGGTAGTTGTCCGGCCCGACGAACGAGGCGCGGCCGATGATGTTCCACTCGAGCAGGCTCACGTAAAGCGCGTAGAAGACCGGCCCGACCTCGAACAGCCCCAGCAGCACCAGCGCGGGGAGGAGGAACACGAACGCGGCCAGCGTGGCGCGGGCGCGCTTAGACCGGGGCGCGCTCGCCGGCCAGGGGCGCCGCCCAGGCCCGGCGTCATTGCCCGCCCAGGAGGTATGCCACCAGGCGGTCTTCGAATGCGACGTTGTCGAACCCCCTCTGCCCGTACTCGTAAGGGGAGTAAGTGGGACCCGCAAGTGCCACGATCAGGCCTGCGCCCAGCCGCTCAGCAACGGCCACTGGGACAGCCGGCCTCGGCCCGGGCCGCCCCGCGGCCAGTACCGCAGGGCCCTCTTGAGACGGCCCGGCACCCGGCGGCCAGCCGTTCCACGTGATGGAGGCGGCGGCGCGCAGGCAGATCCGCCCCGGTGCGAGAGGCCCGTGCACGAGGTCGACCGCCCGGGCGTCTCCCGCCGCAGCCAGCGCTCCGCCCGCCGGCAGGGGCTGCGCCGCAAAGCGAAGGCTGGCTCCCAGGCCCTGCAGGGTGCGGTTCAGCTGAACCACCCCATGGGCGCCGGGGTCCAGGCTCCCCGCCAGCACCAGCCGGCCGCCCTGCAGCACGAACTGCCGTAGCGCTGCAATCTCGCCGTCCGAGAAGGTCTTCGGGGTGAGTGCGAACCCCGGCTCCGGCGCAGCGATGATGAGCACTTCCGCGCCCCTCAGCGTTTCTTCTGTAAACAGCCCCGTGCTGACCTGCGCCTCCACGCCGCCCTTACGCAGCCTGGCCAGGAACTCCCCGGCCAACCCCGTGTAGCGGTTGTTATGGCCCTCATCCAGAAGCACATGCCCCGCCGGCTTTTCCCGCACGGGAACCGAGATGGGATAGGCATTGGCCGGGTCCGGCCCGACCTCGAGCGTGAGGAACTGCACCCCCGAGGTCGCCGGGGTCCACTCCACCTCGACGGCGCGGGCGCTGAGGGGGCCCAGGTCGAGAACCTCCTGCGGGCCCTCCCAGCCGGGCGACCGCCAGTGCAAGCGCACCTGCGCGCCCTCCTGGCGGCCGTTGATGATGACCGCCCGGGCCCGGTAGGTCCGCCCTTTGATCCAGAGCGCCCCGG from Bacillota bacterium includes the following:
- a CDS encoding GNAT family N-acetyltransferase, with protein sequence MTQPPRTPQEAPLHAEPGGVALDGPRPAQGNEWLEAARLADLVFSAETGRPYDMATMFPLLFSPENAAHLRVFSARQPGKAGDRGRLVSHLGIRVVEVSLYGHRLPVGCIGAVVTHPEWRGRGLASRLLDDAFRLLREEGVPVAWISGDRGLYLRHGCQKVGRVHVFEVPPGAAGQESGPLHELRLQPPGHPGTGEPAFDSGLFSQLIDLYHREPVRFVRPADTFATLLGAAGYARASGTVARVFLAGEPPVAAWIVAVPPDPARSGRPARVMEATGSRPALVASAPRVAAAVGAPLVWVVLPWDREALALLRRTGWPERVQPQYGTLRVLDGQRLLEALRPYLVERLGRQRAEALRWPHQGAAAPGAALSPEAWVWGAPPASPDPEAGRAGGAGTAVEDGHPSLPEGAFPLPWPWAAGLDYT
- the hisZ gene encoding ATP phosphoribosyltransferase regulatory subunit, which produces MGGIPFQTPSGTFDSIPPQAAARRRLEGRLRSLFEAWGYQEVITPTLELDEVVTAAGGHLSSRHLFRFVDREGQVLVLRPDWTPAVARLISARLKEAPLPLRLFYVGSVFRYDRRRPDDPTEFGQAGVELVGPASEMADAEVMALAYESCRAAGVTAPHLELGHAGYVQALLGLLPEPSRQEARQALVRRDFVAFEAVVGRPGVSGEAARALAGLVESRGNDKALERALQTCPVEGGRRALRSLLRLMQHLRALGLEASVAVDLGMVKDLDYYTGPVFELYAPGGGASLATGGRYDTLMARFGTPLPSTGFAASLDRLLAAPGAGAGQAEERGLDVWVLTAPPGPEPPHAALPDAPAREGGAWAAWELARRLREAGLTAAVDPVERPASESLDAARRRGALWVAAPAGPAGPEAAARVTVWGWPLRSGSFEPTRLALDELVAAVRRTPRPGMAGTPGSSPVSAQVD
- a CDS encoding carbohydrate ABC transporter permease, with the protein product MAAWRRGVARGLLYAALVGGAVLMAVPFAWMLVTSVKEPSQVFTDPIRWIPDPVRWQNYVDAWQAAPFARYFLNSAVVAVVTTLGQLTVSAMAAYAFARLDFYGREALFAVFVGTMMIPEPLRLVPNFLVLSRLRWIDTYLALTVPWMISVFSIFLLRQFFLTIPQELEDAASVDGCPRWVFLTRILVPLARPAVLTAGLFTFIGSWNAFLWPLIVTNRENMRPIQVGVATFFQEYGTVPNLAMAASTMAVAPVLVLFFGVQRQFIEGIIRTGLRG
- a CDS encoding sugar ABC transporter permease yields the protein MFLLPALVLLGLFEVGPVFYALYVSLLEWNIIGRASFVGPDNYRALLVDPEFWEAWKNTAYYVLLSVPTTMFLALALAWTLNRPLVGLGALRTAYFLPYVTAANAAAIVWYYVFHPSAGGLLNEAIHALGLPRQRWLLDPALAMPAVALTQVWHLVGYQAVLFLAGLQNISREYYEAAAIDGAMGWRMFWYITWPLLSPTTYFVLVISLIGAFQVFSPIYIMTRGGPLNSTMVLVYYLYRHSFEYFDFGYASAIAYVLFLFLFVLTLLQRQFLGSRVHYQ